Proteins encoded in a region of the Paenibacillus pedocola genome:
- a CDS encoding M50 family metallopeptidase, with protein MIRILGIQLSLHPLFVLIMLLSVITGQFLELLTLFTIVFIHEMGHVIAALLNGVTVKSVQLLPFGGVAVIEDHGRLTAGREITIALAGPLQNGIMIVMALLLQHAGGGNSAFLAYFIQANAIIALFNLLPVLPLDGGKILQAALSMLVPYYYTLLWSGRVSITASVLVICYALLPLMTGGGLRLNLLMIGAFLLYSNVTDQRNLPYRFVAFLMNREAAYERHLRSGSAARPIVAFSAKPLDDILRLFKRNQYHFIYVMNDDKNVVAVVPEQRLISSYFGI; from the coding sequence TTGATTAGGATATTAGGAATCCAGCTGTCGCTGCATCCGCTGTTCGTGCTGATTATGCTCCTCTCTGTCATTACCGGACAGTTCCTGGAACTGCTAACGTTATTTACAATCGTATTTATTCACGAAATGGGACATGTCATTGCCGCTTTGCTGAATGGGGTTACGGTCAAGTCTGTCCAGCTGCTTCCATTTGGGGGGGTGGCTGTTATCGAGGATCACGGACGGCTCACCGCCGGCCGGGAGATTACCATTGCGCTTGCCGGACCGCTGCAGAACGGAATTATGATTGTGATGGCTCTTCTCCTGCAGCATGCAGGAGGCGGCAACAGTGCTTTTCTTGCTTATTTTATACAGGCAAATGCCATTATTGCACTCTTTAATCTTCTGCCGGTGCTCCCGCTGGACGGAGGCAAAATCCTTCAGGCTGCGCTTAGCATGCTGGTGCCTTATTATTACACTCTCCTATGGAGCGGCAGAGTGAGCATAACAGCAAGCGTGCTGGTCATTTGCTATGCGCTGCTTCCGCTTATGACAGGCGGCGGCCTGCGGCTGAACCTGCTGATGATCGGTGCTTTTCTGCTCTATTCGAATGTTACGGATCAGCGTAATTTGCCTTACCGCTTTGTGGCTTTTCTGATGAACAGGGAGGCTGCTTATGAACGGCATTTACGCTCGGGGAGTGCCGCACGTCCTATTGTTGCTTTTTCCGCGAAACCTTTGGATGATATATTGCGTCTATTTAAACGTAATCAATATCATTTTATTTATGTGATGAACGATGATAAAAATGTGGTAGCCGTTGTACCGGAGCAGCGCCTGATCTCTTCCTATTTCGGAATTTAG
- a CDS encoding M23 family metallopeptidase has translation MEQNSGIKGRRKERIRSLLDENPEAAAPPLFTLTDNVTSYKEWGLGQRSETQTGPEPDPELLWKQQRGGWMDEGGGGGTPRFAAGFIRRTVASVLVFGAVWGIFMSREPWAVKAQDFITDVLSNDMDFAAAQVWYEAHFNGAPSFIPIFGDDEVPAQKVNASHSLSAPLEGSIVRAFASTLKGVEIMPLADSSGNVTVKSVDTGRVLSVSKEAQGGIRVVVRHTGNITAEYGHLSGTRLSADDWVQSGDTVGWMQETESQDAPLLFFAIMKDKTYIDPAEVVSFD, from the coding sequence ATGGAACAGAATTCAGGCATCAAAGGACGCCGCAAGGAACGTATCCGCAGCCTGCTGGATGAGAACCCGGAAGCAGCGGCACCGCCGCTGTTTACGCTGACCGATAATGTGACGAGCTATAAGGAATGGGGACTTGGGCAGCGAAGCGAGACACAAACCGGACCGGAGCCCGATCCTGAGCTCCTGTGGAAGCAGCAGCGCGGAGGCTGGATGGACGAGGGGGGCGGAGGCGGTACACCGCGGTTTGCCGCCGGATTCATCCGGCGTACTGTCGCCAGTGTCCTTGTGTTCGGGGCAGTGTGGGGCATCTTCATGTCCCGGGAGCCTTGGGCGGTTAAGGCGCAGGACTTTATTACCGATGTACTGAGTAATGACATGGATTTCGCAGCGGCACAGGTCTGGTATGAAGCACATTTTAACGGGGCGCCTTCTTTTATCCCGATTTTCGGTGACGATGAAGTGCCGGCGCAAAAGGTGAATGCCTCGCACAGCTTAAGTGCTCCGCTGGAGGGAAGCATCGTACGCGCCTTCGCTTCCACGCTGAAAGGCGTGGAGATTATGCCTCTGGCCGATTCAAGCGGCAATGTCACGGTGAAAAGTGTAGATACGGGCCGTGTGCTCTCTGTATCGAAAGAAGCACAAGGAGGAATCCGTGTTGTTGTTCGCCATACCGGCAATATAACGGCGGAATACGGCCATTTAAGCGGAACCAGACTATCGGCGGATGACTGGGTGCAGAGCGGGGATACGGTCGGCTGGATGCAGGAGACGGAGAGCCAGGATGCGCCGCTGCTTTTTTTTGCAATTATGAAAGACAAGACTTATATTGATCCCGCTGAAGTGGTATCGTTTGATTAG
- the minD gene encoding septum site-determining protein MinD, translated as MGEAIVVTSGKGGVGKTTTTANIGTALALQGKKVCLVDTDIGLRNLDVVMGLENRIIYDLVDVAEGRCRLNQALVKDKRFDELYMLPAAQTKDKTSVTPEQVKDIILELKKEYEYILIDCPAGIEHGFRNAIAGADKAIVVTTPEHAAVRDADRIIGLLEQSSVESPKLVVNRIRPGLVKSGDMLDIEDILQVLNIDLIGIVPDDELVIKAANSGEPTVMNPNSPAAIAYRNIARRILGDAVPLMQLDRKPGAFSKFKKFFGMG; from the coding sequence ATGGGAGAAGCGATTGTCGTAACCTCGGGCAAAGGCGGAGTTGGCAAAACAACCACAACAGCCAACATTGGAACCGCACTTGCATTGCAGGGCAAAAAAGTATGTCTGGTGGATACGGATATCGGACTGCGGAATCTGGATGTAGTTATGGGGCTGGAGAACCGGATCATCTATGACCTCGTCGATGTGGCGGAGGGACGCTGCCGCCTGAATCAGGCGCTGGTCAAGGACAAACGGTTTGATGAGCTATATATGCTGCCGGCTGCACAGACGAAAGACAAGACGTCCGTTACCCCTGAGCAGGTAAAGGATATTATTCTGGAGCTGAAGAAGGAGTACGAGTACATCCTGATCGATTGTCCCGCCGGGATTGAGCACGGATTCCGCAATGCCATAGCCGGTGCGGATAAAGCCATTGTGGTTACCACTCCGGAGCATGCCGCTGTAAGGGATGCGGACCGGATTATCGGGCTGCTGGAGCAATCCAGTGTGGAATCCCCGAAACTGGTGGTCAACCGAATCCGGCCGGGTCTGGTCAAGTCGGGAGACATGCTCGATATAGAGGACATTCTTCAAGTACTCAATATTGACCTGATTGGAATTGTTCCGGATGATGAGCTTGTGATCAAGGCCGCGAACAGCGGGGAGCCGACGGTGATGAATCCCAACTCGCCTGCGGCGATTGCTTACCGTAACATCGCGCGGCGTATTCTGGGTGATGCCGTACCGCTCATGCAGCTGGACCGCAAGCCGGGTGCATTTAGTAAATTCAAGAAATTTTTTGGTATGGGTTAA
- the minC gene encoding septum site-determining protein MinC, which yields MTVKSKHVRIKGIKDGLVFLLDDKCPFEDLLSELRYKLEHSHQNILTGPIVHVDVKLGSRPVTDEDKAAVLEILKSQGNLLIRSIEAVEDQGNVDPEALFLMSGMLRSGQVLHHQGNLLFLGDVNPGGTITCSGDIYILGALRGMAHAGVDGNQDAIIAASLLSPTQLRIADVISRPPDEWGTRESSMEFAYLSSGAMQIDKIHNIVKLRQGLNVFKGV from the coding sequence ATGACAGTAAAATCCAAGCATGTAAGGATTAAGGGCATCAAGGACGGCCTGGTATTCCTGCTAGACGACAAGTGTCCCTTTGAAGATCTCTTAAGCGAGCTTCGCTATAAGCTGGAGCACAGCCATCAAAATATTTTAACGGGTCCGATTGTGCACGTGGATGTTAAGCTGGGGAGCCGCCCCGTCACCGATGAAGACAAAGCGGCAGTGCTGGAGATTCTAAAAAGTCAGGGCAATCTGCTGATTCGCTCTATTGAAGCGGTTGAAGATCAAGGTAATGTGGATCCTGAGGCCTTGTTCCTGATGAGTGGTATGCTTCGTTCCGGGCAAGTCCTGCATCACCAGGGCAATCTGTTGTTTCTGGGCGATGTGAATCCGGGAGGTACAATTACCTGTTCAGGTGATATTTATATTCTCGGAGCACTCAGAGGTATGGCTCATGCCGGAGTGGACGGCAATCAGGATGCGATTATTGCCGCTTCTTTATTGTCACCGACACAGCTGCGGATCGCCGATGTCATTAGCCGGCCTCCGGATGAATGGGGAACCCGGGAGAGCAGCATGGAATTTGCCTATTTATCGAGCGGCGCTATGCAGATCGACAAAATTCATAATATAGTCAAATTACGTCAGGGTTTAAATGTGTTTAAAGGGGTGTAG
- the mreD gene encoding rod shape-determining protein MreD, which translates to MRMRRSVLVLLLFLLFILQGTILPWLLPDAWELRIIPNLVFIVILFVTIYHHRHTALILGLSFGMLHDIIYYGRILGAHSFAMGLSAYLIGLIFQIPRAPLPLMMTVVLLGSLLEDSILFAIYSVFNLNQEPYNWALLNYMLPTMLFHFAAGLLLYIPVRRQLELLKKETRKEEPA; encoded by the coding sequence GTGAGGATGCGCAGATCTGTTCTTGTACTGTTATTGTTTCTTTTATTTATTCTTCAGGGCACCATTCTACCCTGGCTGCTTCCGGATGCCTGGGAATTACGGATTATTCCTAATCTTGTTTTTATCGTGATCCTGTTTGTAACGATCTACCATCACCGGCATACGGCACTTATCTTAGGACTGTCTTTCGGCATGCTGCATGACATTATTTACTACGGCAGAATACTGGGTGCCCATTCCTTCGCAATGGGTCTGTCCGCTTATCTGATTGGCCTAATCTTCCAGATTCCGCGCGCGCCGCTTCCGCTGATGATGACAGTGGTGCTGCTTGGCAGTCTGCTGGAGGACAGCATACTGTTTGCGATTTACAGTGTGTTCAATCTCAATCAGGAGCCCTATAACTGGGCGCTTCTGAACTATATGCTTCCAACCATGCTCTTTCATTTTGCCGCTGGATTACTCTTATACATTCCGGTAAGGCGTCAGCTGGAATTATTGAAGAAAGAGACCCGTAAAGAAGAACCGGCATAA
- the mreC gene encoding rod shape-determining protein MreC: MLKLFKLFNNKRLFILLITLVMFIVVMGFSLGARKALSWPENFLRDTTGFVQSLFYKPAGYVAGLFQDIGNLHDLAEENERLKILAAQYTRDKATYNFIKAENENYKEELEFREAQKKLYQYELHIAQVISLTTEPSNSSIVIDLGSKDGIKPNMSVISVEGLVGVISQVSNFTSTVKLMTMMDANDPNSQPPIAATVLNKEKLSFGMIESYDQQTGMLKMNKIPVGDPITPGDTIISSGSGGVYPRGLTIGTVKSVQEGEFGYTSTALIDPAADFQNWKDLFVVFTEERVE; this comes from the coding sequence GTGTTGAAACTGTTTAAGCTGTTTAACAATAAACGTCTGTTCATCCTGCTGATTACACTGGTAATGTTCATCGTGGTCATGGGCTTCAGCCTGGGCGCAAGGAAAGCCTTGTCCTGGCCGGAGAATTTCCTCAGGGATACAACCGGATTCGTGCAAAGTTTGTTCTACAAGCCCGCTGGATATGTAGCGGGCTTGTTCCAAGATATCGGGAATCTGCATGATCTGGCAGAAGAGAACGAGCGGCTCAAAATTCTGGCTGCCCAGTACACACGGGACAAAGCGACCTACAACTTCATAAAAGCAGAGAATGAGAATTACAAAGAAGAGCTTGAATTCCGAGAGGCCCAGAAAAAGCTGTACCAGTATGAGCTGCATATTGCTCAGGTCATCAGCTTGACGACAGAGCCGAGCAATAGCTCGATAGTGATTGATCTGGGCTCGAAGGACGGAATCAAACCTAATATGTCTGTAATTTCTGTGGAAGGCTTGGTCGGTGTTATCAGTCAGGTAAGTAATTTCACTTCAACTGTGAAGCTGATGACAATGATGGATGCGAATGATCCTAATTCCCAGCCGCCAATTGCTGCAACTGTACTGAATAAAGAAAAGCTAAGCTTTGGAATGATTGAAAGCTATGATCAGCAAACCGGAATGCTGAAGATGAACAAGATCCCGGTAGGTGACCCTATAACCCCAGGAGATACCATTATTTCTTCCGGCAGCGGCGGCGTGTACCCGCGTGGATTAACCATTGGTACGGTGAAGAGTGTCCAGGAAGGGGAGTTCGGTTATACCTCGACTGCGCTCATTGACCCTGCGGCTGACTTTCAGAATTGGAAGGATCTGTTCGTGGTGTTTACGGAGGAGCGTGTGGAATAG
- a CDS encoding rod shape-determining protein, whose translation MLGGFTKDLGIDLGTANTLVYVRGKGIVVREPSVVAINTDTKTIEAVGESAKKMIGRTPGNIRAIRPMKDGVIADFDTTATMIKYFIRQAQKQRSMFQRHPNVMVCVPSGITAVEQRAVEDATKQAGAREAYIIEEPFAAAIGADLPVWEPTGSMVVDIGGGTTEVAVISLGGIVTSRSVRVAGDEADESIIQYIKRQYNLMIGERTSEQLKMDVGSALPLEKAETMEIRGRDLVTGLPKTLTITSDEICEALSDTVNAIVEAVKVTLEKCPPELAADIMDRGIVLTGGGALLRNLDKLLARETGMPVIVAENPLDCVVIGTGKALENIHLFKSRNNTGLRPKR comes from the coding sequence ATGTTAGGTGGTTTTACGAAAGATCTTGGAATTGACCTGGGGACAGCGAATACGCTTGTCTATGTACGCGGTAAGGGGATTGTAGTCAGAGAGCCTTCCGTGGTGGCCATTAATACAGACACCAAAACGATTGAAGCTGTAGGCGAATCCGCCAAAAAAATGATCGGCCGTACGCCGGGGAATATCCGTGCGATCCGTCCGATGAAAGATGGCGTTATCGCAGACTTTGATACAACAGCGACAATGATTAAATATTTCATCCGCCAGGCACAGAAGCAGCGCTCTATGTTCCAGCGGCATCCGAATGTTATGGTTTGCGTTCCTTCAGGCATTACTGCGGTTGAGCAGCGTGCGGTTGAGGATGCAACCAAGCAGGCAGGCGCACGTGAGGCTTACATTATCGAAGAGCCTTTTGCTGCAGCAATCGGTGCGGATCTTCCGGTATGGGAGCCTACAGGCAGCATGGTTGTAGATATCGGCGGAGGAACTACAGAAGTTGCAGTCATCTCGCTTGGCGGTATTGTTACCAGCCGTTCTGTGCGTGTGGCCGGCGATGAAGCAGATGAGTCGATTATTCAATACATCAAACGCCAATATAACCTGATGATCGGGGAACGTACCTCGGAGCAGCTTAAGATGGATGTGGGTTCTGCCCTTCCGCTGGAGAAGGCGGAAACGATGGAAATCCGCGGCCGCGATCTCGTTACCGGACTTCCGAAGACACTCACAATTACTTCGGATGAGATCTGTGAAGCTTTGTCGGATACGGTGAATGCGATTGTAGAAGCTGTAAAAGTAACGCTGGAGAAATGTCCTCCGGAGCTGGCTGCCGATATCATGGACCGGGGCATTGTGCTGACCGGCGGTGGAGCGCTTCTGCGTAACCTGGACAAGCTGCTGGCACGTGAAACGGGAATGCCGGTAATCGTTGCCGAGAATCCTTTGGATTGCGTCGTCATCGGAACAGGCAAAGCGCTGGAGAACATTCATCTGTTCAAGAGCCGCAACAATACGGGACTTCGTCCTAAACGATAG
- the radC gene encoding RadC family protein, with protein sequence MESQSFMLRDLPHEERPRERMMHYGAESLSQAELLAILLRTGTRRESAIHIAQQLLGKSGGLRGLADLSIEELTNIKGIGPAKAVQLKAGIELGRRMANSRLTEPVTIRCPQDAAEILTEQLRYLQKEHFVCLFLNTKNHVISQETLSMGSLNASIVHPREVFRAAMKCSSAGIICAHNHPSGDPTPSPEDIALTSRLIQAGEIVGIDVLDHLIIGDSRFFSLKEKGYM encoded by the coding sequence ATGGAGTCGCAATCATTTATGCTGCGGGACCTCCCCCATGAAGAACGACCACGAGAACGCATGATGCACTATGGGGCGGAATCACTCAGTCAAGCGGAGCTGCTGGCTATACTGCTGCGTACGGGTACACGCCGGGAATCGGCTATTCATATTGCCCAGCAGCTGCTGGGCAAGTCTGGCGGTCTGCGCGGGCTTGCGGACCTGAGCATTGAAGAATTGACGAATATCAAAGGCATCGGCCCTGCCAAGGCGGTGCAACTGAAAGCTGGCATAGAGCTGGGCAGGCGGATGGCGAATTCGAGGCTTACTGAGCCGGTCACCATTCGTTGCCCGCAGGACGCAGCAGAGATTCTGACGGAGCAGCTGCGTTATTTACAGAAGGAGCACTTTGTCTGTCTGTTTTTGAATACGAAGAATCATGTAATATCGCAGGAGACTTTGTCTATGGGGAGTCTGAACGCCTCTATTGTGCATCCGCGCGAGGTGTTCCGGGCAGCCATGAAATGCAGCAGTGCAGGGATAATCTGTGCACATAATCATCCAAGCGGCGATCCTACGCCAAGTCCCGAGGATATCGCCCTGACGTCAAGACTGATTCAGGCAGGCGAAATTGTCGGAATCGATGTGCTGGATCACCTGATTATCGGGGACAGCCGGTTTTTTAGTTTGAAAGAAAAAGGGTACATGTAA
- a CDS encoding Maf family protein, whose translation MEHDNSRLIILASGSPRRRELMSNLGLPFEVLVSDADESTPPDFTPEMIVHTLALRKAEAVLPAAGGRNAVIVGSDTIVVLDGKVLGKPVDEQDSKVMLSLLQGRTHQVYTGVACIGLPDGKSEVAHRVTSVTMRALGEEEISAYIATGEPADKAGSYAIQGLGATLVEEIEGCYFNVVGLPLSLLGGMLTRFGISVLNRQG comes from the coding sequence GTGGAGCATGATAACTCACGACTCATTATCCTTGCCTCAGGCTCACCTCGCCGCCGGGAACTAATGTCGAACCTTGGCTTGCCTTTCGAGGTGCTGGTCAGCGATGCTGACGAGAGCACGCCGCCGGACTTTACACCGGAGATGATCGTGCATACGCTCGCTTTACGCAAAGCGGAAGCCGTATTGCCTGCCGCCGGAGGGCGGAACGCCGTTATTGTCGGCAGCGACACCATTGTCGTGCTGGATGGCAAGGTGCTAGGCAAGCCGGTGGATGAGCAGGACAGCAAAGTTATGCTAAGCTTGCTTCAGGGCCGGACTCATCAGGTGTATACCGGCGTGGCCTGCATCGGGCTGCCGGACGGCAAGTCTGAAGTGGCGCACCGGGTAACCTCAGTAACGATGAGAGCACTCGGCGAAGAGGAAATCTCCGCTTACATAGCGACCGGAGAGCCTGCCGACAAAGCCGGCTCCTATGCGATACAAGGGCTTGGAGCCACTTTGGTGGAAGAGATTGAGGGCTGTTATTTTAACGTGGTCGGATTACCGTTGTCGCTGCTTGGCGGCATGCTGACCCGGTTTGGGATTTCTGTACTGAACCGGCAAGGATAG
- a CDS encoding DUF4321 domain-containing protein, which produces MKKKNVGTLLLFLILGWLAGAWIAKLLEPVKALSFLTAPTVLKWSPQADLDIITYDITIHLKLCLLSLAGIITAVWLYRRL; this is translated from the coding sequence ATGAAGAAGAAAAATGTAGGAACACTGCTGTTATTTCTTATTCTGGGCTGGCTGGCCGGGGCATGGATCGCCAAGCTGCTGGAGCCTGTAAAAGCCCTGTCTTTTCTTACAGCCCCGACTGTTCTTAAGTGGTCGCCGCAAGCCGATTTGGACATCATAACCTATGATATCACTATTCATTTGAAATTGTGCCTGCTCAGTCTCGCCGGTATCATTACAGCCGTGTGGCTGTACCGCAGACTGTAG
- a CDS encoding SPOR domain-containing protein gives MNNGRMTFRFDMNKDKSGQAPQDISAGGGGLGTVKDYSSTQQREETIPLETRSYRDFEVEPVYDLRERPSRRPPAIIHEDEYRLGSQYPEFMPADEPENFGDISYSGVSYGGSYQTRRPTPWWKFALPVAGALGIGVLLGYAALNFISGVNDGSSSGASGSNTAAVQSQANTSSGQPVTGDTGLPDIPAAGRIPVAIAEQSYYLLQYGVFSTPAGAQQAQQELLAAGLAAGFDPEGGNRVYAGMSPDREQAKLLSSGLKNQGIELYVREVTLPATDQAAFAGSSKAVNSYFAASGKLVDELSSLSASLLSGAGGNVDSAAVSDLHMQWNEAVKGLEPGLSAEGKSLCAGLEKSVSQGIAALNEYNKNQAQGLLWEVQDSMMSFLAGQKSLLSLLS, from the coding sequence TTGAATAACGGAAGAATGACGTTCCGCTTTGATATGAACAAGGATAAGAGCGGACAAGCACCGCAGGATATAAGTGCAGGCGGCGGAGGTCTCGGCACAGTCAAGGATTACAGCAGCACACAGCAGCGTGAGGAGACAATCCCTTTAGAGACTCGGTCTTATAGGGATTTCGAAGTAGAACCTGTGTATGATCTGCGGGAAAGACCTTCGCGCCGTCCCCCGGCTATTATTCATGAGGATGAATACAGACTAGGCAGCCAGTATCCTGAATTTATGCCTGCTGACGAACCGGAGAACTTCGGGGATATCTCCTACTCCGGAGTGAGTTATGGAGGCTCTTACCAGACCCGCCGGCCCACGCCATGGTGGAAATTTGCACTCCCTGTTGCCGGAGCGCTGGGAATAGGGGTGTTGCTGGGCTACGCGGCGCTGAACTTTATCAGCGGTGTGAATGATGGCAGCAGCAGCGGGGCTTCCGGATCCAATACGGCAGCCGTACAGAGCCAGGCGAACACTTCTTCCGGCCAGCCGGTCACCGGCGACACTGGTCTGCCGGACATCCCTGCTGCAGGCCGCATACCCGTAGCAATTGCAGAACAGAGCTACTATCTGCTGCAATACGGTGTGTTCAGTACCCCGGCAGGAGCACAGCAGGCGCAGCAGGAATTACTCGCCGCGGGACTCGCCGCCGGATTCGATCCTGAGGGCGGCAACCGGGTCTATGCCGGAATGTCGCCTGACCGCGAGCAGGCCAAGCTGCTTAGCAGCGGACTTAAGAATCAGGGGATTGAGCTGTACGTAAGAGAAGTGACATTGCCGGCCACCGATCAGGCTGCTTTTGCCGGGTCCTCTAAGGCTGTGAACAGCTACTTTGCTGCCAGCGGGAAACTGGTGGATGAGCTGAGCAGCCTGTCTGCTTCATTGCTTAGCGGAGCCGGCGGGAACGTGGACAGCGCTGCTGTCAGTGATCTTCATATGCAGTGGAATGAGGCGGTCAAAGGACTGGAACCGGGCCTGTCTGCCGAGGGGAAGAGCCTTTGTGCAGGGCTGGAGAAATCCGTGAGCCAGGGAATTGCAGCACTTAACGAATATAATAAGAATCAAGCGCAAGGACTGCTTTGGGAAGTGCAGGATTCGATGATGAGCTTCCTGGCAGGCCAGAAGAGCCTGCTCTCCTTGCTTAGTTAA
- a CDS encoding glycosyltransferase: MREKMLFLSARIQGLGDDAEGEIRTESLISILLERFDIDLLEYCKCQRDSTLRPDPALRMHTVNQVSRPRKSLMDSLYKLRGKAVHSYADKDLQAEIRRLCSLHTYSHVFIAQGVPGDCIDVVSSLLPEAAIITDLQRLESTQSEGKAAGKRGLSRRYHKLNAALSRRDERKLLNKTALLLTASEWDALSFKALSFADAGKVHVVPHFIDLDDYQYSEPAVKENAILLHWNMHTTQGKNAALTFHKKVYPLIKAKVSDCKCYIVSREVHPEVAALAKLDSSVRIIEESGEAYAYIRRVKAVVTTLREGCGSPLNILEAWALRTPVVTGQKSAEGIYCEPGRSILLADTTGEVAEQVVKLLQTPELGSIIADQAYRTLLKYYEASNIKEKVLSLV, encoded by the coding sequence ATGAGAGAGAAAATGCTGTTTCTTTCTGCCCGGATTCAAGGTCTGGGGGATGATGCAGAAGGAGAAATACGAACGGAAAGTCTGATCAGCATCCTGCTGGAGAGATTCGATATCGATCTGCTTGAATATTGCAAGTGCCAGCGTGATTCAACATTACGCCCTGATCCTGCGCTTAGGATGCACACTGTAAATCAAGTCTCCAGGCCCCGCAAGTCTCTGATGGATTCGCTATATAAGCTGCGGGGAAAAGCTGTTCATAGTTATGCAGATAAGGATCTGCAGGCAGAAATCAGACGTCTGTGCAGCTTGCATACATACAGCCATGTATTTATTGCGCAGGGGGTGCCAGGCGATTGCATTGATGTAGTGTCTTCGTTGCTGCCGGAAGCTGCAATTATTACCGATTTACAGCGCTTGGAGAGCACACAGTCAGAGGGAAAGGCTGCGGGCAAACGCGGTCTAAGCAGACGCTATCATAAGCTGAATGCGGCACTGTCCCGGCGGGATGAACGTAAATTATTGAACAAAACCGCTCTGCTGCTGACGGCTTCCGAGTGGGATGCCCTATCGTTCAAGGCCCTGTCCTTTGCGGATGCCGGCAAGGTTCATGTCGTGCCGCATTTTATCGATCTGGACGATTATCAATACAGCGAGCCTGCCGTCAAAGAGAATGCAATCCTGCTTCACTGGAATATGCACACCACCCAGGGCAAAAATGCGGCGTTGACCTTTCATAAGAAGGTATATCCGTTAATTAAGGCTAAGGTTTCAGACTGCAAATGTTACATAGTCAGCAGGGAGGTTCATCCGGAGGTTGCAGCTTTGGCTAAGCTGGATTCCTCTGTGCGGATCATTGAAGAGAGCGGAGAGGCATATGCATACATACGGCGGGTGAAGGCGGTTGTGACTACACTCCGAGAAGGCTGCGGCAGCCCGCTGAACATTCTTGAGGCTTGGGCGCTGCGGACACCGGTAGTTACGGGCCAGAAGAGTGCGGAGGGAATATATTGCGAGCCGGGCCGGAGCATTCTGCTGGCCGACACCACCGGTGAAGTTGCCGAACAAGTGGTGAAGCTGCTGCAAACCCCGGAACTCGGATCGATTATAGCTGATCAGGCCTACCGGACACTGCTGAAGTATTATGAGGCAAGCAATATTAAGGAAAAAGTGCTCAGTTTGGTGTAA